GTTTCAGCCGCTGAATGGGTTGTCCTCCGAATGCATCCAGTATGGCAAGGTGTTCTTCTGCCCGGAGCAAGGTTTGTTGTTCGTGCTGACCCGCCAAATCAACGAGCAGCGCTCCGATCTGGCGCAGCGTTTGTACAGTGACAATGCGACCATTGACACGGCAAACCGTTTTTCCGGAAGAGGCGATTTCTCTTACGATTACGAGAGACTGATCTTCCCACTCAATTCCCAGTTCTTGCAACAGTTGGCGGAATGGTTGCGCGTTTTCAACAACGAATAACGCCTCGACAAGCGCTTTGTCGCACCCCTGCCGAATCAGATCGGAAGAAGCCCGTCCACCCAGAATCAATCCTAACGCATCGATCAGGATCGACTTTCCGGTGCCTGTTTCCCCCGTCAGCACGTTCAGGCCCTGTCCAAAATGAAGACGAATTTCCTCAATTAACGCCACATTGCGGATGTACAATTCCTGAAGCATACGATCACCATTCTTCAGTCCAGTTTCTTAGTTTTACCATACCATAACGAACGCTTGTTCGCAACCATTCTTTTTCACTACAAATAACTGAGGAACTGGTTGACAATTTCGGGAGTTTCCTCTTTAACCCGACAGATGATCAATATGGTATCATCACCGCTGATTGTGCCCAGAACACCGTCCCAATCCAGCGTATCAATCACGGCAGCAATCGCATTCGCATTGCCTGGCAGCGTTTTCAGTACAATCAGGTTTTCGGCATGGTCGATTGAAACGAAACTGTCTGCCAATATTCTTTTTAGCTTGACTCCGGGATTGTAGGATGTTTCCGGCGGCAATGAATATTTGTAGCGTCCATCCGGAGTTGGAACTTTAATGAGCTGTAGCTCTTTGATGTCCCTTGATACAGTCGCCTGCGTGACTTGGAATCCCAGTTGTTTCAATCCATCCACCAATTCGTCCTGCGTTTCGATCTCCTGTTTTTGAATTAATTCCCGGATTTTCAACAATCGTTTCCCTTTCATCGCTCATTCCTCCCGCGTACGTATGAATTCCATGCGGTTAGTCGGAACCGTGCAGCTTTTGCCGCAATACGTCAAAAAATCCCCGCTCTTTCCACTTTACCAAAGTAGTGGAATGGAGAGACTTGCGCACCACAATCAGGTCATTCGCTTCCACCTTATAGCCGACCTGGCCGTCAATCGTGACTCCCATATCGTTGTGAGGAGCCGACACCTCCACTTTGATTTCCTGGTCTTTTTGTATAATAAAAGGCCTTGAATTTAAAGTATGGGGACAAATCGGCGTCACCAGAATCACATTCGTGTGCGGGCTGACGATCGGCCCCCCGCAGGATAAAGAGTACGCGGTCGATCCGGTCGGGGTCGAGATAATCAGGCCATCCCCTGAATATTTATCTACATACATATCATCA
The sequence above is a segment of the Effusibacillus dendaii genome. Coding sequences within it:
- the ahrC gene encoding transcriptional regulator AhrC/ArgR translates to MKGKRLLKIRELIQKQEIETQDELVDGLKQLGFQVTQATVSRDIKELQLIKVPTPDGRYKYSLPPETSYNPGVKLKRILADSFVSIDHAENLIVLKTLPGNANAIAAVIDTLDWDGVLGTISGDDTILIICRVKEETPEIVNQFLSYL